The following proteins are co-located in the Numida meleagris isolate 19003 breed g44 Domestic line chromosome 8, NumMel1.0, whole genome shotgun sequence genome:
- the TBX22 gene encoding T-box transcription factor TBX22 isoform X1 yields the protein MALSSRAHAFSVEALVGRSHKRKGPDGRDEESGAGCRQSRRAPEPEKRPKAGAENREVGDEVQVELQGSELWKRFHEIGTEMIITKAGRRMFPSVRVKVKGLEPLQQYYIAIDVVPVDSKRYRYVYHSSQWMVAGNTDHSCITPRLYIHPDSPCSGETWMRQIISFDRVKLTNNEMDDKGHIILQSMHKYKPRVHVIAQDSRFDLAQIQSLPAEGVRTFSFQETEFTTVTAYQNQQITKLKIDRNPFAKGFRDPGRNRGVLDGLLEPFPWRPPLALDLKAFSADSQGSSSSSSPVTSSGGTPSPLNPLLSPPCSPPSFHLAVSAASVPCPEPHLPGLGVPLCYRLCPANLLRQQPLILPSHQKPGGPSPHVLPHLVVDVPKLSSLGIAGLKSTKSEDLSGPCLQVPSSASQMLYGLHASGNIFPSSPIAREALNCSLHPPYGLYGYSFSVPSRLTSAASHFGVSDSLPAAFRDGRCNHPSWHSAINHCL from the exons ATGGCGCTCAGCTCCCGGGCTCACGCCTTCTCGGTGGAAGCGCTCGTGGGCCGCTCGCACAAGAGGAAGGGACCCGACGGCCGCGACGAGGAGAGCGGGgcgggctgcaggcagagccgcAGAGCCCCCGAGCCCG AGAAGCGGCCCAAGGCCGGCGCCGAGAACCGGGAGGTGGGGGACGAGGTGCAGGTGGAGCTGCAGGGCTCCGAGCTCTGGAAGAGGTTCCACGAGATCGGCACCGAGATGATCATCACCAAGGCCGGCAG GCGGATGTTCCCATCGGTCAGGGTGAAGGTGAAGGGGCTGGAGCCGCTGCAGCAGTATTACATCGCCATTGACGTTGTGCCAGTGGACTCCAAACGTTACAG GTACGTCTACCATAGCTCGCAGTGGATGGTGGCGGGGAACACGGACCACTCCTGCATTACACCACGGCTCTACATCCACCCTGACTCCCCCTGCTCGGGTGAAACATGGATGAGGCAAATCATCAGCTTCGACCGGGTGAAGCTCACCAACAACGAGATGGACGACAAGGGGCAC ATCATCCTGCAGTCCATGCACAAGTACAAGCCTCGCGTCCACGTTATCGCCCAGGACTCCCGCTTCGACCTGGCGCAGATCCAGTCTCTGCCGGCTGAGGGGGTGCGCACCTTCTCCTTCCAGGAGACCGAGTTCACCACGGTGACAGCCTACCAGAACCAGCAG ATCACCAAGCTGAAGATCGATAGGAACCCCTTCGCCAAAGGCTTTCGGGACCCCGGCAGGAACAG GGGAGTGCTGGACGGGCTCCTGGAGCCGTTCCCATGGCGGCCACCGCTCGCCCTGGACTTGAAGGCCTTCAGCGCAGACAGCCAGG gcagcagctccagctcttcccCGGTGACCTCCAGCGGTGGGACGCCCTCTCCGCTCAACCCGCTGCTCTCCCCTCCGTGCTCACCTCCCTCCTTCCACCTGGCTGTGAGCGCTGCCAGCGTGCCGTGCCCTGAGCCCCACCTGCCCGGCCTCGGCGTGCCCCTCTGCTACCGGCTGTGCCCCGCCAACCTCCTCCGCCAGCAGCCCCTCATCCTCCCCAGCCACCAGAAGCCGGGCGGCCCCAGTCCCCACGTCCTGCCCCACCTCGTGGTCGATGTGCCCAAGCTCTCCTCCCTCGGCATCGCCGGCCTGAAGAGCACCAAATCCGAAGACCTGAGCGGGCCGTGTCTGCAGGTCCCCAGCTCCGCCAGCCAAATGCTGTATGGATTACACGCATCTGGAAACATTTTCCCATCGAGTCCCATTGCTCGGGAAGCACTTAATTGTTCCTTACATCCTCCATATGGTTTGTACGGCTACAGCTTCTCCGTGCCATCCAGACTGACGAGCGCGGCGAGCCATTTCGGAGTGAGTGACAGCCTGCCCGCTGCCTTCAGGGACGGCCGGTGCAATCACCCCAGCTGGCACTCAGCAATTAACCACTGCCTTTAG
- the TBX22 gene encoding T-box transcription factor TBX22 isoform X2 — MALSSRAHAFSVEALVGRSHKRKGPDGRDEESGAGCRQSRRAPEPEKRPKAGAENREVGDEVQVELQGSELWKRFHEIGTEMIITKAGRRMFPSVRVKVKGLEPLQQYYIAIDVVPVDSKRYRYVYHSSQWMVAGNTDHSCITPRLYIHPDSPCSGETWMRQIISFDRVKLTNNEMDDKGHIILQSMHKYKPRVHVIAQDSRFDLAQIQSLPAEGVRTFSFQETEFTTVTAYQNQQITKLKIDRNPFAKGFRDPGRNRGVLDGLLEPFPWRPPLALDLKAFSADSQGSSSSSSPVTSSGGTPSPLNPLLSPPCSPPSFHLAVSAASVPCPEPHLPGLGVPLCYRLCPANLLRQQPLILPSHQKPGGPSPHVLPHLVVDVPKLSSLGIAGLKSTKSEDLSGPCLQVPSSASQMLFSVPSRLTSAASHFGVSDSLPAAFRDGRCNHPSWHSAINHCL, encoded by the exons ATGGCGCTCAGCTCCCGGGCTCACGCCTTCTCGGTGGAAGCGCTCGTGGGCCGCTCGCACAAGAGGAAGGGACCCGACGGCCGCGACGAGGAGAGCGGGgcgggctgcaggcagagccgcAGAGCCCCCGAGCCCG AGAAGCGGCCCAAGGCCGGCGCCGAGAACCGGGAGGTGGGGGACGAGGTGCAGGTGGAGCTGCAGGGCTCCGAGCTCTGGAAGAGGTTCCACGAGATCGGCACCGAGATGATCATCACCAAGGCCGGCAG GCGGATGTTCCCATCGGTCAGGGTGAAGGTGAAGGGGCTGGAGCCGCTGCAGCAGTATTACATCGCCATTGACGTTGTGCCAGTGGACTCCAAACGTTACAG GTACGTCTACCATAGCTCGCAGTGGATGGTGGCGGGGAACACGGACCACTCCTGCATTACACCACGGCTCTACATCCACCCTGACTCCCCCTGCTCGGGTGAAACATGGATGAGGCAAATCATCAGCTTCGACCGGGTGAAGCTCACCAACAACGAGATGGACGACAAGGGGCAC ATCATCCTGCAGTCCATGCACAAGTACAAGCCTCGCGTCCACGTTATCGCCCAGGACTCCCGCTTCGACCTGGCGCAGATCCAGTCTCTGCCGGCTGAGGGGGTGCGCACCTTCTCCTTCCAGGAGACCGAGTTCACCACGGTGACAGCCTACCAGAACCAGCAG ATCACCAAGCTGAAGATCGATAGGAACCCCTTCGCCAAAGGCTTTCGGGACCCCGGCAGGAACAG GGGAGTGCTGGACGGGCTCCTGGAGCCGTTCCCATGGCGGCCACCGCTCGCCCTGGACTTGAAGGCCTTCAGCGCAGACAGCCAGG gcagcagctccagctcttcccCGGTGACCTCCAGCGGTGGGACGCCCTCTCCGCTCAACCCGCTGCTCTCCCCTCCGTGCTCACCTCCCTCCTTCCACCTGGCTGTGAGCGCTGCCAGCGTGCCGTGCCCTGAGCCCCACCTGCCCGGCCTCGGCGTGCCCCTCTGCTACCGGCTGTGCCCCGCCAACCTCCTCCGCCAGCAGCCCCTCATCCTCCCCAGCCACCAGAAGCCGGGCGGCCCCAGTCCCCACGTCCTGCCCCACCTCGTGGTCGATGTGCCCAAGCTCTCCTCCCTCGGCATCGCCGGCCTGAAGAGCACCAAATCCGAAGACCTGAGCGGGCCGTGTCTGCAGGTCCCCAGCTCCGCCAGCCAAATGCT CTTCTCCGTGCCATCCAGACTGACGAGCGCGGCGAGCCATTTCGGAGTGAGTGACAGCCTGCCCGCTGCCTTCAGGGACGGCCGGTGCAATCACCCCAGCTGGCACTCAGCAATTAACCACTGCCTTTAG